Genomic segment of Phormidium ambiguum IAM M-71:
CGCTATCCGTTAAATCTTTCCAAGTTCCCGCCACTCCCGGAACTTGCGCTTGTCCGCCCAGTTTCCCTTCTGCGCCAACTTCCCTCGCCACCCGCGTTACTTCCGAAGCAAAGGAGTTAAGCTGATCCACCATGATATTAATAGTGCTCTTTAACTCGAAAATTTCCCCTTTCACATCAACTGTAATTTTCTTAGAAAGGTCGCCGTTTGCTACTGCGGTGGTGACTTCGGCAATGTTGCGGACTTGGGCGGTTAAATTTCCCGCCATCGAGTTTACCGAATCTGTCAAATCTTTCCAAGTTCCGGCAACTCCCTTAACTTCCGCTTGAACTCCCAGTTTTCCTTCCGTTCCTACTTCTCTGGCAACTCTGGTAACTTCACTCGCAAAGGAGTTCAGCTGATCCACCATTACGTTAATTGTGTTTTTTAGTTCTAAAATCTCGCCTTTAACATTTACTGTAATTTTCTTGGAAAGGTCGCCGTTTGCTACCGCCGTTGTCACTTCCGCGATGTTCCGCACTTGGGCGGTTAAATTTCCCGCCATCGAGTTTACCGAATCTGTCAAATCTTTCCAAGTTCCGGCAACTCCTTTAACTTCCGCTTGAACTCCCAGTTTTCCTTCCGTTCCCACGTCCCTGGCAACTCTGGTAACTTCTCCCGCAAAGGAGTTCAGCTGGTCTACCATTGTGTTAACTATTTGGGCAGTTTGGAGAAATTCGCCGCGCAATGGTCGATTTTCGATTTCTGTCGGAATTGTTTGGGATAAGTCGCCATTAGCAACTGCCCGAATTACTCTAGCAGTTTCCGCTGTTGGTTGTACTAGGTCGGTGATTAAAGTATTAACCGAGTCGATCGAATTTTTCCACGCCCCCCGAACGCTTCCGCCTAAAGAGGCGCGTTCGTAAATTTTCCCATCTTTGCCGACAACGTTGCTAATGCGATCGAGTTCCGCCGCCATGCGTTCGTTCATCTCAATAATATCGTTGAGAGTGTCAGCAATTTTCCCCGCCATCCCTGTTTGATCGATCGGCATTCGCGCCCCAAAGTTGCCTTTTTTCACCTCTGTTAATGTTCTTAACAGCTGTTTGAGGTCAAGTTGGTCATTATCTATATTTGTTTGTGCCGTTGCCATAGCTTTTTCTTTAATGAGTAATTTTGTGTTTATGTTTGGGATGCTTCTGACCAGAGATTTTGCTAAACTCAGTCTGCTGAGTTCCACAGAACTATATCGGGGTGAGTTTTGTCCTTCAATTCTTCTGCGATGCACAATTGCTCAACTCGCCGCGCTAAAATCAATACTTCCTTCTGCCGAATGGCACTAATGGAATGGTCAACGTTACATCTGGCACAATTATCCAGTGCGAGACGGGTTCAATGCTCTCTATCTCAAGGTAGATGTACGCTGAAATTTTAAATTTTTGTGACTTAAGGTGGTAATTATCACTAGGAATGTAACTACCTTACGGATAATTAATTCTTCAGTTTGCTCCTTTTTCTCCTGATTTATCAATGAGTAGTTTTGCGAGAGCAAAAACTGGTGTAACTGTTTTATCTTGTAAATCAGGATAAGTTAAGCGATCGCTAACCTAGTATTCTCTTGTTTTGCCTTGGCGCGCCCCTAGAAACAATCTAACTCCAGATAGAACTTTCCCGGATAGACATCTTTCGCTGATTTAGGCATATTAGAAGAAAAGGAGAAAGCATTTAGCGATCGATTGCTTGTAAAATACATATTTATTTTGCATAACTCAAAGGTATTTCCTCCCAGTTTCCCCTTCCCTTCTTTTACCAACTGTCCTGTTTGATAAGAAAAAATATTATGAGCGATCAAGGTTTACAAAGAGTAATTAATCGCATCGGTGCAAATCTTTCACGGGACTTCTTGGTACAGAAAACCACCAACGATTTGCGAGAATTTCTTCAGATCGATCGCGTAGTCTTATATTACTTCGTCCGCCAGTGGGAAGGAAGAGTCACCTTTGAATCTTTAAGTTCCAGCGAATATTCAATTTTTGGGCAAACAGGGCCCGATGAATGTTTTAATGGCGAATATGCCGCTTTATACGAAGCCGGAAGAGTCCGCGCCATTCCTGATATTGAAACCGCCGAAATTAGTGAATGCCACAGAAATTTTCTTCGCACTCTCAAAGTACGAGCAAATTTAGTAGTACCAGTTTTAAATAAGGGAAAATTATGGGGATTATTAATTGCCCATCACTGCCAAAATACTCGTTTGTGGTCAGAATCAGAAATTGAAATAATGCAAAAAGCCGCAAAAGATTTAGCAATATCCCCAGCAATTAAAGATAGTTAAATTAACGTAGGGTGCGTTAGTAACGCACCGTTTGATTAAATCATCTCATCATAGGGAGGTGTGTTGGCGATCGCTATCATACCGCTTTCTATCTATTAAAGATGGTGCGTTACTAACGCACCCTACGGAATCATGCAAGTACTATTCATATCCAATATCATGGGGAATATTTGGCGTTATATCTACTCCCCAATCTTCTGAATAAATACCATCAGCAACAAAGCGATGAAAACTAGAATAAGGCCATTCTTTTGCTGCTTTGCATAACCCATGTTTAACAGGATTATAATGAATATAATCGCAATGATTAGCAAAATCTAGCTCGTCTCGGATCAAATGTTCCCAAAATCTACGTTGCCAAAGGTTTCCTTCTTGACGTTTTTGCCGGGAGGCACTAATTTCGCTATCAATTTCTAAATCTTTAGCACAATTTTTAGTAACAAAGCTTTTAATTAGTCGCCAACGAGTTGCATAATCGCTATCACCGGATGGTAATGTCCAAATACAGTGAATGTGGTTAGGTAATAAAACTAAAGCGTCTATTGTAAAAGGATATTTTTGCCGCACATTATTGATAGCTGTTCGTAATGTTTGACGTGCAATTTCACTACATAACCAGTTACGCCGCTGATAAGTTACTTGGGTAAAAAAGTAAGTACCGTTTGCGATCGTAAGTCGTTTATAGTTAGGCATTGGGTTGAGTGATTTAGCGATCGATCAATAATATAAAATAATTTTTGGAAGCGAGTGTTGGTAATTTAGTAATTTGATACATTAATTTTGACTTGCAAATAATTAAAGTGTAGGGTGCGTTACGCTGTCGCTAACGCACCGCTTATCTATAGAAATGGTGCGTTACTAACGCACCCTACGCATAATCTAGTTATCTTGGGTTGTGGCTACTTCGTTCATCAACGTTCCAGTTTGCTCTATAACCTGCTTAGCTCCTGGTTGTTGCTGCGGTTTTCTAGTGTACCACCAAGCCCAAGCAATCAACACAGCTTGAAAGGGAAGTCTAGCCCAATAAAATGCTTGATTATGGGGAATTCCATTAATTTGAATATTATTCACTGTCATGTTGATATTAGCAGGAAACACGGCAATAAACAGCGCAATTAGTCCCCAAGCTGCGGCTACACTAACGAACGGAATTAATAACCCAATCCCACCTAAAATTTCAAAAAAACCACTGATATAAACCAACTCAAATGGATAAGGTAATTGAGGAGGTACTATGCGAGCATATTGTTCAGGTCTGACGAAGTGAGTAATGCCTACAACTATTATTGATATAGCTAGGAAAACCCGCAGAAATTCTTTCTGAAAATGGAAATTTTTACTAGGTTGATTCATAAGTTTTAGGAAATCGTTTACCCAAAACATAGCAAGAGAAACTGGCAACTTTATTCTACCTGCGGCTAGTTTTTTTTATCTCCTACTACTCAAGAAGTCATCAGCAGCAGGATTTATGCGAGATAATTACTTGTGTGCTTTAACACTAAGTTGGCAAGATTCGCTAAATTCAGCTTAAAATATGTCTAGATGTAATTAAGTAAAGAGCGATGACGGCAAAAGACTTGATTATTCAAGAAATTGAAAATATTCCCGACTTTCTTTTAGATGAAGTTTTGGATTTTCTCCAATTTATTAAAGCCAAATATCAACAAGAAAAGTTAGAAACAACCATTTTAAGTGAATCTTCTCTGCAAAAAGATTGGTTAAGACCTGAAGAGGATGCAGCATGGCAAGATTTGTAAAAGGTGATGTGGTTGTTGTTCCCTTTCCATTTTCAGATTTAACTCAAGCGAAGCGCCGACCTGCATTAGTTATAGCAGCTTTATAGGGAGACGACTTAATTCTTTGCCAGATTACTAGTCAGATTATCAGCGATCGGTACGCAATTCCAATTCAAAACACTGATTTTAGTGAAGGTGGACTTAACCAAAATAGCAATATTAGACCTAATCGCTTGTTTACAGCTGATGATAAAATTATCCTTTATAAAGCTGGTCAGCTTAACGCTGATAAATTGAATGAAGTGATTAGTACAATAATTGCAATTATTCAGTAATAATCAGGACTGACGCACCTTACAACTCCATTCCAGTGTAACACTTGCGTAACTGGTTAAATTTGTAAATAAGTGGGTAGTTGCATATTTTTCACCTTATTAAATATCTATTGATTGATGGACTCACTTTGTTCTTTACCAGATTGATGACGCTGTTCTACTTGCTGAATTTCTTGTTCTAAAAAGTAGTTAAGTAAAGTTCGCAAAAAAACAATCGTCGCTAAATTTAAAATATCCGGTCTAGTCGGAGCAACAACAGTACGTAAAATGTCAGCAGCTACAGTAAATTCTAGCCCTAAAACTAAAGTGCGCCCTAACTGTAATCTAATTGATTCTGTACTTTGAAAGCGTCTATCTGAGCGGGAAAATAAGCTGTTAACAAAAGCAAAAACGCTGCGAAAAACTCCAAATCCAATAATTGCGGCGGCAGCGATTTCTGCACCAGCCGCTAAGTAACTAACAATTGGATTTACCCAAGTTTCAATAGGATTTTCTGCTACAGGTGCTTTAGTTGGTTGTTCTAGATCGAGATTAAGTAAGAGAACTAAACCGACAATTAAGGCTAAAGGTACTAAAATATTCAACCATGAGTTAGGGGAATAATTTCGTTGCATATTTTGAAAAATGAGAGTTCTGATTAGTAAGTATAAAGTATCAAATGGTCTTTAGTATTGGTTAATTTATTTAGTAAATTTCTCATAAAAAATATACCAATTGAGTTAAAAATATACTACTCAATTGGTAATTTAGATAGCTTTCTTGGTGAGACAGGAAATAGAGAGAATTGAGATTTTTATTTGAGATTTTCCACAGAAATTCGCTCCTCTTCCTTTAATCCCATAAGTAAGTCAAAAGTTTGGGCAATTACCATTTCTGGTGGAACTCCTGAAGAGTCGTAAATTGCCCGATGGAGAACTTCGTTTAATGGTGCCCAGCGATCGGGATCTGAAATCGTAAACACCACTACGCTGGGAACCTTTAAAGCCGCTGCTAAATGAGAAACACCAGTATCGTTGCAAATTACCAACCGGGCGCGGGTTAACAAAGTGGCTAAAGCACCCAAACTAGTGCGACCTGCTAAATTCAAACTGGGAGCTTGCATTTTCGCGGCTACAGATTTGGTTAAGTTGATTTCGTGCTGCGAACCTGTGAATACTACCCGGAAGCCCAAATTCGCCACCGCATCCGCCACTGCCGCAAAACCAGAGGGCGACCAACAACGTAGCGGTGTACTAGCACCAGGATGAATGCAAACAAATTCGCCTGTCCGTAATTCTTGTGCTTCTGGTATTTCTCGAAATGCTTGTTCGTCTTCCTCCCATAACGGAAACTCCAATTCTTCCCCTTGAGAAGGTATGCCGATATATTCCAATAGCCTTAAATAACGCCGCACTTCTGATTCATGGGCGAGATAAGGCAAAAAGGAACGTTCATCTGGACAATATTCCCCTGGCGCAAAAAAACCAGCGCAAATCCGGGCGGCAAACAGCTTAATCAATGG
This window contains:
- a CDS encoding REP-associated tyrosine transposase; amino-acid sequence: MPNYKRLTIANGTYFFTQVTYQRRNWLCSEIARQTLRTAINNVRQKYPFTIDALVLLPNHIHCIWTLPSGDSDYATRWRLIKSFVTKNCAKDLEIDSEISASRQKRQEGNLWQRRFWEHLIRDELDFANHCDYIHYNPVKHGLCKAAKEWPYSSFHRFVADGIYSEDWGVDITPNIPHDIGYE
- a CDS encoding DUF1622 domain-containing protein; the protein is MQRNYSPNSWLNILVPLALIVGLVLLLNLDLEQPTKAPVAENPIETWVNPIVSYLAAGAEIAAAAIIGFGVFRSVFAFVNSLFSRSDRRFQSTESIRLQLGRTLVLGLEFTVAADILRTVVAPTRPDILNLATIVFLRTLLNYFLEQEIQQVEQRHQSGKEQSESINQ
- a CDS encoding GAF domain-containing protein; translation: MSDQGLQRVINRIGANLSRDFLVQKTTNDLREFLQIDRVVLYYFVRQWEGRVTFESLSSSEYSIFGQTGPDECFNGEYAALYEAGRVRAIPDIETAEISECHRNFLRTLKVRANLVVPVLNKGKLWGLLIAHHCQNTRLWSESEIEIMQKAAKDLAISPAIKDS
- a CDS encoding glycosyltransferase family 9 protein, producing the protein MNQIPERFFYSAKTLQFRPQRIVVLRALVGLGDFLCAVPTWRSLRAAFPEAQIILIGSPQIKPLFDRFRHYLDELWEFPGFPGLPELTPQLEQIPLFLQYVQSQNFDLAVQMHGSGTVTNPLIKLFAARICAGFFAPGEYCPDERSFLPYLAHESEVRRYLRLLEYIGIPSQGEELEFPLWEEDEQAFREIPEAQELRTGEFVCIHPGASTPLRCWSPSGFAAVADAVANLGFRVVFTGSQHEINLTKSVAAKMQAPSLNLAGRTSLGALATLLTRARLVICNDTGVSHLAAALKVPSVVVFTISDPDRWAPLNEVLHRAIYDSSGVPPEMVIAQTFDLLMGLKEEERISVENLK
- a CDS encoding DUF2281 domain-containing protein, whose amino-acid sequence is MTAKDLIIQEIENIPDFLLDEVLDFLQFIKAKYQQEKLETTILSESSLQKDWLRPEEDAAWQDL
- a CDS encoding DoxX family protein, whose protein sequence is MNQPSKNFHFQKEFLRVFLAISIIVVGITHFVRPEQYARIVPPQLPYPFELVYISGFFEILGGIGLLIPFVSVAAAWGLIALFIAVFPANINMTVNNIQINGIPHNQAFYWARLPFQAVLIAWAWWYTRKPQQQPGAKQVIEQTGTLMNEVATTQDN